In Pedobacter sp. W3I1, one DNA window encodes the following:
- a CDS encoding DUF5908 family protein, whose protein sequence is MPVEIRELNITATVTNNVAGSTLPGRTGQTATDKKMKKALEELRLQIKNKNER, encoded by the coding sequence ATGCCAGTAGAAATTAGAGAATTAAACATTACCGCAACGGTAACCAATAACGTAGCCGGATCTACACTGCCAGGCAGAACCGGCCAAACAGCTACAGATAAGAAAATGAAAAAGGCATTGGAGGAGTTGAGATTACAGATCAAAAATAAGAATGAGAGGTAA